From Segatella copri, the proteins below share one genomic window:
- a CDS encoding S41 family peptidase, with amino-acid sequence MKRILFSLLMVLLAVPTFAQVDKDHDFKAAKNMEIFNAIYKNLDLMYVDTLDAEVVVGNGINAMLRSLDPYTTYYPEQKMKELKNLLTGKYAGVGAVIRYNFQLQRVCISEPYENMPAAEVGLKKGDIILSIDDEDMTNKEVSYVSDHLRGDPGSSFMLKVKRPSTGKTMKVKVTRRTIQLPFLPYYGMLEGNIGYINFNSFTEQSAKEVRRAFIDLRKQGAKSLVFDLRNNGGGSVTEAVSIINMFLPKGKTVLEMKGKLQRSNHVYKTTVEPIDSVMPMVVLVNENSASASEIMSGSLQDYDRAVILGTRTYGKGLVQTTMDLPYNGQVKLTTAKYFIPSGRCVQALNYKHDKGGYVEHVPDSLTKVFYTAGGREVRDGGGVKPDVEVKPDSLPNIAFYLAGARDSNEVMLNYEVDYIAKHPAIAPAKEFSLTDADYDEFKTRVLKANFQYDRETEKYLKDLEKLAKFEGYYDDAKAEFEALKKKLSHNVAKDLDYNKDYIKHLLENDIVSAYYFQRGAIQNSMRYDKQIKEAVKLLNSPSEYEKILHPVKK; translated from the coding sequence ATGAAAAGAATACTGTTCTCCTTGCTTATGGTGCTCCTGGCAGTTCCTACTTTTGCCCAGGTTGACAAAGATCATGACTTCAAAGCCGCAAAGAATATGGAAATATTCAATGCCATCTACAAAAATCTCGATTTGATGTATGTTGATACGCTCGATGCTGAAGTTGTGGTCGGAAATGGTATCAATGCCATGTTGCGTAGTCTCGACCCTTATACTACCTATTATCCTGAGCAGAAGATGAAGGAACTCAAGAACCTGCTCACCGGCAAGTATGCGGGTGTAGGTGCGGTGATACGCTACAATTTCCAGTTGCAGCGCGTCTGTATCAGCGAGCCTTACGAGAATATGCCTGCTGCAGAAGTGGGACTGAAGAAGGGTGACATCATCCTGAGTATTGATGATGAGGATATGACCAATAAGGAGGTGAGCTACGTCAGCGATCATCTTCGTGGTGACCCGGGTTCTTCTTTCATGCTGAAAGTTAAGCGTCCAAGTACAGGCAAGACGATGAAGGTGAAGGTAACACGCCGTACCATCCAGTTGCCGTTCTTGCCTTATTATGGCATGTTGGAGGGTAACATCGGTTACATCAACTTCAATTCCTTTACCGAGCAGTCAGCCAAGGAAGTGCGTCGTGCTTTCATCGATTTGAGAAAGCAAGGAGCCAAGAGCCTTGTCTTCGATCTGCGTAATAATGGTGGTGGTTCTGTTACCGAAGCGGTCAGCATCATCAATATGTTCTTGCCTAAAGGTAAGACAGTCTTGGAGATGAAGGGAAAGTTGCAGCGTTCTAATCATGTTTATAAGACCACGGTTGAACCGATAGATTCCGTTATGCCGATGGTGGTGTTGGTGAACGAGAATTCAGCCAGTGCCAGTGAAATCATGAGCGGCAGTCTGCAGGATTATGACCGTGCTGTAATATTAGGTACGCGCACGTATGGAAAGGGATTGGTGCAGACTACCATGGATTTGCCTTATAACGGACAGGTGAAACTTACTACTGCTAAATATTTCATTCCTAGCGGTCGATGCGTTCAGGCACTCAACTATAAGCACGATAAGGGTGGTTATGTGGAGCATGTTCCCGACTCTCTTACCAAGGTGTTCTATACCGCAGGTGGCAGAGAAGTGAGAGATGGAGGTGGCGTGAAGCCGGATGTAGAAGTAAAGCCTGATTCTTTGCCAAACATCGCCTTCTATCTGGCTGGTGCCCGCGACAGTAATGAGGTGATGCTTAATTATGAGGTTGATTATATCGCCAAGCATCCTGCTATTGCTCCTGCGAAGGAATTCTCGCTGACCGATGCCGACTATGATGAATTCAAGACACGCGTATTGAAGGCTAACTTCCAGTACGACCGTGAAACAGAAAAGTATCTCAAGGACTTGGAAAAACTCGCTAAGTTTGAAGGCTACTATGATGATGCCAAGGCAGAGTTTGAGGCTTTGAAGAAAAAGCTGAGCCATAATGTGGCAAAGGATCTGGATTATAACAAGGATTACATCAAGCATCTGTTGGAAAATGACATCGTTTCTGCCTATTATTTCCAGCGCGGTGCCATCCAGAATTCCATGCGTTATGACAAGCAGATTAAGGAAGCAGTAAAATTGCTGAATTCTCCATCAGAATACGAAAAAATACTGCATCCTGTGAAGAAATAA
- the rimP gene encoding ribosome assembly cofactor RimP: protein MIDKNVVKKLVEEWLQDKEYFLVSIEISPDDRIVVEIDHADGVWIEDCVALSKYIEDHLNRDEEDYELEVGSAGLGQPFKVPQQYINFIGKEVEVLDADGKKVKGILKAVEGNDFTVGVEEKVKVEGKKRPVKQEVDHVYQMDKVKYTKYIISFN, encoded by the coding sequence ATGATTGATAAAAACGTCGTAAAAAAATTAGTTGAAGAATGGCTCCAAGATAAGGAATATTTCTTGGTAAGCATTGAAATCAGTCCCGACGATAGAATCGTTGTTGAGATTGACCATGCCGATGGAGTATGGATTGAGGATTGTGTTGCCTTGAGTAAGTATATTGAGGATCATTTGAACCGTGACGAGGAAGACTATGAGCTCGAAGTTGGCTCTGCAGGCTTGGGTCAACCGTTCAAAGTTCCGCAGCAGTATATCAATTTCATTGGCAAGGAGGTAGAGGTGCTTGATGCCGACGGCAAGAAGGTGAAGGGTATCTTGAAAGCTGTAGAAGGAAATGACTTCACAGTTGGCGTTGAAGAAAAGGTAAAGGTTGAAGGTAAAAAACGTCCGGTTAAGCAGGAGGTTGATCACGTTTACCAGATGGATAAAGTAAAATATACAAAATACATAATTAGTTTCAATTAA